A section of the Malania oleifera isolate guangnan ecotype guangnan chromosome 2, ASM2987363v1, whole genome shotgun sequence genome encodes:
- the LOC131149019 gene encoding GDSL esterase/lipase At2g42990-like produces MAYYMFFLWLMLTQSLIIFRTIEAKVSAIIVFGDSSVDAGNNNQIPTIARSNFEPYGRDFAGGRPTGRFSNGRIPSDFLSEAFGLKPIVPAYLDPAYNISDFATGVCFASAGTGYDTATSDVLSVIPLSKEVEYYKEYQKKLREYLGEQKANETLREALYMTSLGTNDFLENYYTIPGRRSKFNVEQYQEFLVGIAGKFLRELYGLGARKIALGGLPPMGCLPLERTTNFMNRNDCNEAYNAVAVDFNKKLKGLAANLNEELPGVRVVFSNPYNILRQIIRNPSLYGFEVTEMGCCATGLFEMGYACDRYNALTCSDANKYVFWDAFHPTEKTNRIISDHMSKKFLATFF; encoded by the exons atggcatACTACATGTTCTTTTTGTGGCTTATGCTAACTCAATCCCTGATCATATTCCGCACAATTGAAGCAAAAGTCTCGGCCATCATCGTTTTCGGAGACTCCTCGGTCGATGCCGGAAATAACAACCAGATTCCAACAATTGCCAGGAGCAATTTCGAGCCATACGGGCGCGATTTTGCAGGCGGCCGCCCCACTGGCCGCTTCTCCAATGGCCGGATCCCCTCTGACTTCTTATCCGAAGCTTTTGGGCTGAAGCCAATAGTTCCTGCCTACTTAGATCCTGCCTATAACATCTCAGACTTCGCCACCGGAGTTTGCTTCGCTTCTGCTGGCACTGGCTACGACACTGCCACTTCTGATGTTCTA TCAGTGATACCACTGTCAAAGGAGGTGGAGTACTACAAGGAATATCAGAAGAAGCTAAGGGAATATCTGGGTGAGCAGAAGGCTAATGAAACGCTGAGGGAAGCATTGTACATGACGAGCTTAGGAACAAATGATTTCTTGGAGAACTACTACACGATTCCCGGCAGGCGATCGAAGTTTAACGTCGAGCAATACCAAGAGTTCCTCGTCGGAATCGCCGGAAAGTTCCTCCGGGAACTGTATGGACTGGGCGCGCGAAAGATCGCCCTAGGGGGTCTTCCTCCCATGGGGTGTCTGCCGTTGGAGAGAACTACAAATTTCATGAACAGAAACGATTGCAACGAGGCCTACAACGCTGTGGCTGTGGACTTCAACAAGAAGTTGAAGGGTTTGGCGGCGAATCTGAATGAGGAGCTTCCCGGGGTCAGAGTGGTGTTCTCAAATCCCTACAACATTCTCCGGCAGATCATTCGAAATCCTTCCTTATATG GATTTGAGGTGACTGAAATGGGATGTTGCGCGACAGGATTGTTTGAGATGGGGTACGCGTGCGACCGGTACAACGCACTCACATGCTCCGATGCAAATAAATATGTGTTTTGGGATGCCTTTCATCCTACTGAGAAAACTAATCGTATCATCTCCGATCATATGTCGAAGAAATTTTTAGCTACGTTCTTCTGA